A portion of the Bifidobacterium bifidum ATCC 29521 = JCM 1255 = DSM 20456 genome contains these proteins:
- a CDS encoding LCP family protein, with the protein MSEGNSGVSPQDNPPSFIPSGTRKRRPSGQVPRPSAAGEAVPGAGPQAGVPSRRQTSAGAQGAQSMPAAQDVIPSFTPNSSRRVSGSTRRSASEQDARLQPVSPMQDAASAARRQPRRAAGSTHTISNQPRPGEGAGAQSMFASAQRQGPQSPYGYGMPAAQGGGRGMSGRPAATAMRRKRPVGRIVASVLAALLVVIMLVTFGLWNWVDGHLDKQPWLSDKANTSGTSWLILGSDQRTGEEAKTITGFRTDTILVLTKPNSGTRSLISIPRDSLVQVNGTYMKINAVAQLSGEKALVQQVETITGQKIDHVAQIKFNGLKDVVDALGGVDLCYDQTVNDALSNLNWTAGCHTADGATALAFSRMRYSDPKGDFGRAERQRQVIGAIAKKAMSGKTLTNIPKLNKTLKAALASITVDSKTNPYTLAQMVFAFRDATSDNGISGSVYWTNPGYNVSGVGSSVLLDDAKNLELFRELASGSHKPGAVGTLANQ; encoded by the coding sequence ATCCTCCCAGCTTCATTCCCTCCGGCACGCGCAAGCGTCGCCCCAGCGGGCAGGTGCCGCGTCCGTCGGCCGCCGGCGAGGCCGTGCCCGGAGCCGGTCCGCAGGCAGGCGTGCCGTCGCGTCGGCAGACCTCGGCAGGCGCTCAGGGAGCGCAAAGCATGCCGGCCGCACAGGACGTGATTCCCAGTTTCACGCCGAATTCATCGCGTCGCGTATCCGGGTCGACCAGGCGGTCCGCATCCGAGCAGGACGCCCGCCTGCAACCGGTCTCTCCCATGCAGGACGCCGCTTCTGCGGCCCGACGCCAGCCCCGCCGTGCAGCGGGCTCCACGCATACTATTTCGAACCAGCCTCGTCCGGGCGAGGGCGCGGGTGCGCAGTCGATGTTCGCCTCCGCACAACGTCAGGGCCCGCAGAGCCCTTACGGTTACGGCATGCCGGCCGCACAGGGAGGCGGCCGTGGCATGTCCGGGAGGCCGGCAGCCACCGCCATGCGCAGAAAGCGCCCCGTGGGACGTATCGTCGCAAGTGTTTTGGCGGCGCTGCTGGTCGTCATCATGCTGGTGACGTTCGGACTGTGGAACTGGGTCGACGGTCATCTCGACAAGCAGCCCTGGCTGTCCGACAAGGCCAACACGTCAGGCACCAGCTGGCTCATCCTCGGATCCGACCAGCGCACCGGCGAAGAGGCGAAGACGATCACCGGGTTCCGCACCGACACGATCCTCGTGCTGACCAAGCCCAATTCCGGCACCCGCTCGCTCATCTCCATCCCGCGCGATTCGCTGGTGCAGGTGAACGGCACCTATATGAAGATCAACGCCGTCGCCCAGCTGTCCGGCGAGAAGGCGCTCGTCCAGCAGGTCGAGACCATCACCGGCCAGAAGATCGACCACGTCGCGCAGATCAAGTTCAACGGTTTGAAGGATGTGGTCGACGCGTTGGGCGGGGTCGACCTGTGCTATGACCAGACCGTGAACGACGCCCTGTCCAATCTCAACTGGACCGCGGGATGCCACACGGCCGATGGGGCGACCGCCCTGGCGTTCTCGCGCATGCGCTACTCCGACCCGAAGGGCGATTTCGGCCGCGCCGAACGCCAGCGACAGGTCATCGGAGCCATCGCGAAGAAGGCCATGTCCGGCAAGACGCTGACCAACATCCCGAAACTCAACAAGACGCTGAAAGCCGCTTTGGCGTCCATCACCGTCGATTCCAAGACGAACCCGTACACGCTCGCACAGATGGTGTTCGCGTTCCGCGACGCCACCTCCGACAACGGCATCAGCGGCAGTGTCTATTGGACGAATCCCGGCTACAACGTGTCCGGGGTCGGCTCGTCGGTGCTGCTGGATGACGCGAAGAACCTCGAACTGTTCAGAGAGCTCGCTTCGGGCAGCCACAAGCCGGGCGCCGTGGGCACGCTGGCCAACCAGTGA